A part of Candidatus Saccharibacteria bacterium genomic DNA contains:
- a CDS encoding F0F1 ATP synthase subunit delta, with amino-acid sequence MADKLSRSKLAAYVADEMLAGRSLDQALLHVAGYLVESGRIRECTLVVRAIEDTLARRGTVIASVTTARPLDSELRQRVEALIAANTLYIREKVDPSVIGGVLVETPGLKLDATIKHKLLALSRAKI; translated from the coding sequence ATGGCTGACAAGCTTTCTCGCAGTAAACTGGCCGCCTACGTGGCTGATGAAATGCTAGCAGGTCGTTCACTCGACCAGGCCCTGCTACATGTCGCTGGCTACCTGGTCGAGTCTGGCCGGATTCGTGAGTGTACCCTAGTGGTGCGAGCAATTGAAGACACGCTCGCTCGCCGCGGTACGGTCATTGCGTCGGTTACAACTGCTCGCCCGCTCGACAGCGAGCTGCGTCAGCGGGTTGAGGCATTGATTGCAGCCAATACATTATATATCCGCGAGAAAGTTGACCCTTCAGTTATTGGCGGCGTACTTGTCGAAACGCCTGGGTTGAAACTCGACGCAACTATAAAGCATAAACTCCTGGCGCTTAGCCGGGCTAAGATATAG